The Pandoraea apista genomic interval CCATCTCCGCCACGTTCATCAAACGGCCCATCGGCACGTCGTTACTCGCGGCCGCGTTGTTTCTGGTCGGTGTGGCGGCCTGGCCGCTGCTGCCGGTCGCCCCCTTGCCGCAGGTCGACTTTCCGACGATTCAGGTCTCGGTCACGCTGCCCGGTGCAGACCCCTCGACCATGGCGTCGAATGTCGCCACGCCGCTCGAACGTCAGTTTTCACTGATCGCAGGCCTCTCGCAGATGACGTCGACAAGTGCGCTCGGCACGACGTCGATCACCTTGCAGTTCGACCTGAACCGCAACATCGATGCTGCCGCTGTCGACGTACAGGCCGCGATCAACGCGGCGGGCGGACAATTGCCGAATAACCTGCCGAGTCCGCCGACATACCGCAAGATCAATCCTGCCGACTCGCCAATTCTCATCATGTCCGTCAAGTCGGACACCTTACCGCTCACAGTCGTCAACGACTACGCCGACAACGTGCTCGCACAGCAGATCTCACAGATCGATGGCGTTGGGCTGGTGAATATCGGGGGGGTCCAGAAACCGGCCATTCGCATTCAACTGGATCCGGACAAGGTGGCGGCGCTCGGACTCGATCTGGAGACGGTGCGAGGCGCACTGGCCAGCGCGACAGTCAATACGCCGAAGGGGAGTTTCGACGGGCCGCGCCAGAGCGTGACGGTCTACGACAACGGCCAACTGCTCGATCCGGTGCTCTGGAACGACGTGATCGTCGCCTATCGTGGCGGCGCGCCGGTGCGCATGCGCGATCTGGGGCAGGCGGTGGCGGGGCCGGAAAACGCACGCTTTGCCGGATGGGCGTACCGCGGGGCCGCCATGCCCGATGGCGAGACGCTCAAGAGCGGTCGCTCGGTATTTCTCGCGGTGACCAAGCAGCCGGGCGCCAACGTGATTGCCACGGTCGAACGTATCAAGGCGGCGCTGCCGCGCTTGCAGGCGTCGATACCGCCAGCGGTCGAGGTGAATATCCTGACCGACAGAACGCAGACGATCCGGGCATCGGTCGAGGACGTTGAGTTCACGCTGGTGCTGACCGGCGTGCTGGTGGTGCTGGTGATCTTTCTGTTCCTGCGCAATCTGCCGGCAACGTTGATTCCGGCGGTGACGGTGCCGCTCGCCATGATGGGAACGGCGGCCGTGATGTACGTGATCGGATTCAGCCTGGATAACCTGTCGCTCATGGCGCTCACGATCTCCGTCGGCTTCGTTGTCGACGATGCCATCGTGATGCTGGAGAACATCTATCGCCACGTTGAGGACGGCATGTCCCCGATGGAGGCGGCGTATCGCGGGGCGGCTGAAATCAGCTTCACGATCGTGTCGATCTCGGTGTCGCTCGTGGCCGTCTTCATCCCCCTGCTGTTGATGAGCGGGATTGTCGGACGGCTCTTCCGGGAGTTTGCCATCACGGTGACGTTGACTATCGCCATTTCGGTGATCGTGTCACTGACGCTTACGCCGATGCTGTGCTCGCGATTTCTGCGGCACGCGGCACCCGAGCGGCATGGCCGCCTGTATCGTTGGTTCGAGGCGGGCTTCGACCATATGCAGAGTGGCTATCGGCGTGGCTTGCAGGTCGTTCTGGCGCATCAGTTCGTGACACTGCTGGTATTTCTGGCCACACTTGCGCTCACGGCGGTGCTTTATGTCGTGATTCCGAAAGGGTTCTTTCCTCAGCAAGACACCGGCTTCGTCTTCGGTTTCGCGGAATCCGCCCAAGATACGTCGTTCACGTTGATGAGTGAGCGTGTGGTTCGCGTGGCGGATGTGGTGCGTCAAGACCCCGACGTGCTCAGCTTCGTTGCGAACACCGGCAACAACACCGCTAATACCGCCAACTTCTTCATCAATCTCAAACCCAAGGCGGCCGGGCGCACGCTCTCTGCGGATCAAGTCATTGCTCGGCTGCGGCCCAAACTCGCGCAGCTCGAAGGGATCAACCTGTTCTTGCAGGCGGGCCAGGACATTAATGTTGGCGGTCGCCTTGCTCGTACGCAATACCAGTACACGCTGACCGATGCAGACATCAATGAACTCAATCACTGGGCACCTTTGCTGCTGGAGCGGTTGCGTCGGCTGCCGCAGCTCACGGATCTCGCGACTGACCAGCAGAGCAATGCGGCGACTGCGACGCTGATCATCGACCGTGACCGGGCTTCGAGCTTCGGCATCTCGCCGGCACTGATCGAGGCCACGTTGTACGACGCCATCGGGCAGCGGCAGATCGCACAGTACTTCACGCAGATCAACAGTTATCACGTGGTCATGGAAGTCACGCCCGCCTTGCAGGCCGATCCGGCGTTACTCGACAAGCTCTACCTGATGTCGCCGACGACCGGTAATCGAGTACCGCTCTCTACGTTCGTCCGCATTGATCGTAGCAAGACGAACTATCTGCTCATCAGTCACCAGAGCCAGTTTCCGGCGGTGACGCTGTCGTTCAATCTAGCGCCGGGCGTGTCGCTTGGCGAGGCGGTCGATGCGATTCGCCGCACGCAGGCGCAGATGAATCTCCCCCTTTCGCTTAACGGCAATTTCCAGGGAACGGCGCAGGCGTTCCGCGACTCGCTGTCGACGCAGCCGTATCTGATTCTGGCCGCGCTGGTGGCTGTCTATATCGTGCTTGGACTGCTCTACGAGAGCTACATCCATCCGCTCACGATCCTCTCGACGCTGCCGTCGGCCGGTGTCGGTGCGCTGCTGATCCTGATGCTCGGCGGCCATGACTTGAGCGTGATCGCCCTGATCGGCATCATTCTGCTGATCGGCATTGTGAAGAAGAACGGGATCATGATGGTCGACTTTGCGCTTACGGCGGAGCGCGACCAAGGGCTTTCGCCGCAGGAGTCGATCTATCAGGCGTGCTTGCTGCGTTTCCGTCCGATCATGATGACGACGATGTGCGCACTGCTTGCAGGGTTGCCGCTGATGCTCGGCTCCGGTGCCGGGTCGGAGTTGCGGCGTCCGCTGGGGTACGCCATGGTCGGTGGGTTGGTGTTGTCGCAGGCGCTCACGCTGTTTACAACCCCGGTCATTTATCTCTATCTCGACCGGGCGAGTCTCTGGTTCCGCGAGCGCAAGGCGCGCCGTGCCCGGCAGGGTACGCAAGCACCAGAGTGATGTGAGCGCGAGGCCGGCGCTGCGCCGGGTGAGAAATGCTCCGGCCCAGCGCCAGGGGGCGCGCGAGATTACGCCGCGGCGGGCAAGTTCGCCAACACCGCATGCGGGTCGTGATAAGCCATGCCCAGCGCGTCGGCGACGCCTCGGTTGGTGACCATGCCCCGCGCCACATTGAGCCCCGCCAGCAAGTGCGGGTCGGCACGCATCGCAGCGACCGGACCGAGATCGGCCAGTTGCAGAATGAAGGGCAACGTCACGTTGTTGAGGGCGAACGTCGAGGTACGCGGCACCCCGCCCGGCATATTGGCCACGCAGTAGTGCACAACGCCGTCCACGACATACACCGGATCGGCATGCGTCGTGGCGTGCGACGTTTCGCAGCAACCGCCTTGATCGATCGCGACATCGACAATCACTGAGCCCTTGCGCATCAGCCCCAGCATTTCGCGGGTGACCAGTTTCGGCGCCGCCGCGCCAGGAATTAACACGCCGCCGATTACGAGGTCGGCCTCGCGCAAATGCGTTTCGATGGCGTGCCGGGTGGAATAGACCGTCTGAACGCGTCCACCGAACTGCGCGCTGATGCGGCGCAGCGCGTCGACCGATTTGTCGATGACCGTGACCTGCGCCCCAATACCGACGGCCACCGTTGCCGCGTTGGTCCCGACAACGCCACCGCCCAGAATCACAACCTTGCCGGCCTCCACGCCCGGTACGCCGGAGAGCAGAAGTCCCAGCCCGCCATGCGTCTTCTCGAGCGCCGTTGCCCCTGCCTGGATCGACATACGGCCGGCGACCTCGGACATCGGCGCAAGGAGCGGTAGGCCGCCATTTGCGGACGTCACGGTTTCATACGCAATGCATGTCGCGCCGCTCTTGATCAGGT includes:
- a CDS encoding efflux RND transporter permease subunit; the encoded protein is MSISATFIKRPIGTSLLAAALFLVGVAAWPLLPVAPLPQVDFPTIQVSVTLPGADPSTMASNVATPLERQFSLIAGLSQMTSTSALGTTSITLQFDLNRNIDAAAVDVQAAINAAGGQLPNNLPSPPTYRKINPADSPILIMSVKSDTLPLTVVNDYADNVLAQQISQIDGVGLVNIGGVQKPAIRIQLDPDKVAALGLDLETVRGALASATVNTPKGSFDGPRQSVTVYDNGQLLDPVLWNDVIVAYRGGAPVRMRDLGQAVAGPENARFAGWAYRGAAMPDGETLKSGRSVFLAVTKQPGANVIATVERIKAALPRLQASIPPAVEVNILTDRTQTIRASVEDVEFTLVLTGVLVVLVIFLFLRNLPATLIPAVTVPLAMMGTAAVMYVIGFSLDNLSLMALTISVGFVVDDAIVMLENIYRHVEDGMSPMEAAYRGAAEISFTIVSISVSLVAVFIPLLLMSGIVGRLFREFAITVTLTIAISVIVSLTLTPMLCSRFLRHAAPERHGRLYRWFEAGFDHMQSGYRRGLQVVLAHQFVTLLVFLATLALTAVLYVVIPKGFFPQQDTGFVFGFAESAQDTSFTLMSERVVRVADVVRQDPDVLSFVANTGNNTANTANFFINLKPKAAGRTLSADQVIARLRPKLAQLEGINLFLQAGQDINVGGRLARTQYQYTLTDADINELNHWAPLLLERLRRLPQLTDLATDQQSNAATATLIIDRDRASSFGISPALIEATLYDAIGQRQIAQYFTQINSYHVVMEVTPALQADPALLDKLYLMSPTTGNRVPLSTFVRIDRSKTNYLLISHQSQFPAVTLSFNLAPGVSLGEAVDAIRRTQAQMNLPLSLNGNFQGTAQAFRDSLSTQPYLILAALVAVYIVLGLLYESYIHPLTILSTLPSAGVGALLILMLGGHDLSVIALIGIILLIGIVKKNGIMMVDFALTAERDQGLSPQESIYQACLLRFRPIMMTTMCALLAGLPLMLGSGAGSELRRPLGYAMVGGLVLSQALTLFTTPVIYLYLDRASLWFRERKARRARQGTQAPE
- the ald gene encoding alanine dehydrogenase, whose protein sequence is MKIGVPKEIKNHEYRVGMTPAAVREVVARGHEVWIETQAGAGIGMDDTVYAAAGARIAANAVDVFDRTELIVKVKEPQAVERARLRPHHTLFTYLHLAPDPDQTRDLIKSGATCIAYETVTSANGGLPLLAPMSEVAGRMSIQAGATALEKTHGGLGLLLSGVPGVEAGKVVILGGGVVGTNAATVAVGIGAQVTVIDKSVDALRRISAQFGGRVQTVYSTRHAIETHLREADLVIGGVLIPGAAAPKLVTREMLGLMRKGSVIVDVAIDQGGCCETSHATTHADPVYVVDGVVHYCVANMPGGVPRTSTFALNNVTLPFILQLADLGPVAAMRADPHLLAGLNVARGMVTNRGVADALGMAYHDPHAVLANLPAAA